The Flavivirga eckloniae genomic interval GGAAGCTCCGCCTGCTAAAGGAGGTAATTCACCTCTAGTCACTCTAGAGCTTTCATTAACAGTGCTCACAGCTCCTCCAAGATCATCTAATCTGGCTTGTGCTTCAGCTAATAATAATCTATTGTCCTCAAGCATAAATGATTTAAGTTGCTTAGAATCTGACCCGTCTGAAAAGTTATCATCATTAGCATAACGCATACTAATATAGTGGGAAAAATGAAACTGACCTCTATCAGGGAAGAAGACAATATTTGATCTAAATTCAAAATCCTTGCCATCTCCAACTCTAGCATCAGGTGTGGTCATTTCTGGGTTATCTAAAACATCACCAGGTGTGGCTGGATAGAATTCTGGTTGACTAGGATCCAGTAAATTAACAACTCTCATATCTAATCGTCCTCCAAAAGTTCCAAAACCATTTGGTGATTCGCTAAAAACAAAAACATTACTCCACCAAATTACTCCATTATCTCCTGTTGGCCCAAAATCTTGGGTTATACCATTTTCGGCAAGGGTCTTTATAGTGTTCCAGTCAATAGCATTAGTCTCATCAAGATTTCTAGCTGATTGTACAATAAACCGTGCTTTAAAAGAATTAGAGATCTTTATTAATTCCGCACTTGTTGGCATAATACCATTTATAAAGTTGTCAGTAATTGTAAAGTCGTTACTATTTGCTATAGCGATTGCTGCGTCTAAATCTGTTATGGCTTGTGCAATTAACTCTTGGTAACCAACAAATGGCAATTTTTGTGAAAGGTCAGTATTCTCATCAACAATAAAACCTTTTTCAAAAAGTAATCCTAAATAACCATAGGATAGACCTCTTAAAAAATGTGCAGAAGCCTTAACCTGAGGCGTTCTGTCTACACCGCTTTCAATCCATTCAATACCGTCGTTATTTATGGCGCCTAAAACATCGTTTGCAGACGAGATAGATGCATAATTACCTTGCCATGGTTGTTCAACAACGTTTGCGTCTGCCCAAGAAGCAGCATTAAGTATCGGGTTTCTTGGCTCCCATGATAAAGATCTCATCCCATAGTTACCCCAAGAAGCAGTTCCATGATCACCGGCAACCGCCAAAGCTGCATATGTATCTCTATTATTGGCTTGCCACCAGGTTGTATAGCCGCCTCCTACAACTGCATTTAAATCAGAACCGACAGATAGTACCTGTTGTGTATCTGGATTGTTAAGGTTTTTAACAGCATCCATTTCACCAGAACATGATATAAACATGAGTATAAAACTCATACATATAATAATATTGTTAAATTTTAATATTTTCATTTTGTTTTTTTTTAAAAGTTTAATTGTATAGAAAAGCTATACGATCTAGTAGTAGGATAAGGAAAGTTATCTACCTTAAATACATTAGGGTCACCACCAGGCGTATTTGCATCATTACCAAGACCATTAGTATCTCTACTGGTTAAGTCTGATCTACCTGCTTCAGCTTGATTAGTAATTTCAGGATCGAAACCAGTATAGTCAGTCCATGTAATTAAGTTTCTTCCTATGAATCCTATTCTCATTCTCTCTATAAAGTTACCAATGTTCCCCATCTTTTCACCGTCAAGTGTATAGTAGAGAGAAAGTTCTCTCAGTTTTACAAACGAACCATCTTCTATAAAACCAGAACTTGGATTCCCTGTATTGTATAGTCCTGCATAGAAAGCAGCTGGAACTTGTGAATTTGCAGAAACAGCATGTCTTGTATCACGATATAACCATTGATTGGTTCTATTATAAATGTCACCACCTTGTTTCCAATCAAACAGTGTGTATAATGATAAATTTTTATATTTTAAAGTGGTATTTATACCCATTCTAAAATCTGGAGTAATATCACCAATCACAAAAAATGCGTTACCTTCATCATCAACTCTCGCTACAGGGGTCGATCCAGTTGCCGCATCAACCACATAACCCTCAGCATTTACTTGGTAATCATTAGGATCAAGACCGGCTGGCAAATCTGATAAAGATCTAATAAAATCAGAACCATACATAATACCAAAGTTTTGGCCTTCTTCTACTCTAAAGAAGGTTGTGTTCTGAGTTCCTGGTCCAGTGAGGTATGATGGTACATCTAGGCGAGTAATTTCTTGTTTAGATTTATCCCAAACTATGCCCAAATTCCATGAGAAGTCATTATTTCTAATAATATCATAGTTTAAAGAAGCTTCAAGAGTTGTACCTTCTATTTCTCCAGCATTTCTCCACTGAGAACCAAAACCTGTAGCCGCTGATAATGGTACATTAAGAATTTGATCATCAGTTATAGCTTTAACATAGTTAAATTCAAAATTAAAGCGATCTAAGAAATCTATATTAATACCTAATTCCATCTCACCTGTTTTTGCAGGTTTTAATTCGTTATTACCTATAGTAGATTTAGTAGCTGCTCCATTTCTTAATGTAAATGTTTCAAAACGCATTTCATAAGTTGGTCTAATACCAGCCGTACCGTAAGATGCTCTTAGTTTTAATTCTTGAACACCTGGAATCTCGAAGTCCTCTGTTAATCTATAAGCTAAACTTGCTCTAAAGTAATTGGCCCATCTGGTGTCAGGTCCAAATAAAGAAGATCCTTCTCGTCTTACAACCCCACTAAAAATATATTTCTTTTTGTAATCAATATCAGCAATTGCAAAATAACTATCAGAGATGATAGTCTGAGATTCAGAAGCTAGAGCGGGTCTGTCTTTTATGTTATCTAATGAACGAATATCAGACACTGCCAAATTATACCCTTCTGAATTATTAAAAGTACTATTATACCTTTCATTTAAGTAACTTAATCTTAAGTTTAAATTAAAAGCGTCATCTTCACCAAATGCCTTAGAAAATAAAGCATTGAATCTTATATTTTGTGCACGGCCGTTGAAATTGGATCTTTGAATAAATCCTATATTTTGAGCTTGCCCATCAGGACTATCAGATAAGTAGCCTTTTGGTATATAGTTTTCAAAGGTGTTGTTTTCGTAGTCGTAAGAATATGAGCCGTTTAAAGTTAGCCATGGCATAACTTCATAATCTAACGCCACATTACCTAAAACTCTATTTCTTCGTTCTTCTCTGTCATTATTAGCCAAAGAATAAAGTGGATTTCTGTTATTACCATCAATAGTATCAAAATCATAATTGTAAGGCGAGCCATCTTCTTCATTAGGAGCTAACATATCATGTATTGGCTCTGTCATTAATGTAGCGAAAAGAGCATTTAATGTAGAGCCAGAATTAATTCCAGCATCTCTACTTGAATTACCATAAAAAAGGGAGGTTTTCACGTTTAATTTCTCAGATAATTTACTATCTAAATTTAATCTAAAATTATCTCTTCTGTAGTTATCAACTTCTTTAATAATTCCTTCATCATCAAGTCTTGAATAAGAGAATAAATATCTAGCAGTTTCACCTCCTCCATTTATAGAAGCAAAATGACTGTTGAAATGACCAGTTTGAAAGACTCTATCTTGATTATCATATAAGGTGCTACCAGCTGGATATGGATTATCAGCAAACCCATCTGGATCAAGTTGTCTTGAACCTGTTGATAAATCAAAATTAGAACCATCAGGAAGCATTAAGAACTTATGTGTTGTCGCCAAGTCATATTCAGAATTCACATTTCTCCAACCAAGTTCTGATCTGTAGGTAACATTAACTTTGTCACTGTATTTACCGCGTTTAGAAAATATTTGGATAACACCATTTGCTGCTCGAGATCCATATAATGAAGCTCCCGCTGCACCTTTAGCTACCTCAATACGGTCAATGTCTTCCGTGTTGATGTCTGCAAGTCCTCCTTCTAAAATTACTCCATCTAATATAATTAGAGGGTTTTGACCTGTAGCTATTGAATTAGCCGTTCTTAATTGGATACTGACATCACTACCTGGCTGTCCTCCAGAAGGAGAAATGTTTAGACCTGATATTTTACCTTGAAGTGCTTGACCCGCCGATGTGGCTGGAACATTATCTAAAAGCTCATTGTTTACTTGTCCTAAAGCAAAACTCAATTCTTTAATGGATCTACCTTTTGCGGTACCCGTAACAATTACTTCTTGTAAGGATTCAGCATCTTCTATTAGTGTAATATCTATTGTATTTGAAGCTCCAATTATAATTTCTTTGGTTGAATACCCTACAAAACTAAAGACAAGAGATTGCCCTTGAGAAGCTCTAATAGAATATCTACCATCAAAATTGGATGAGGTACCGGTCTTTGTACCTTTAACTAAGACACTTGCTCCAGGGAGTGGGAGGCCAGATTCATCTGAAATCACACCTGAAATTGTCTTTTCTTGTGCAAACGCGAGTTGCACAGCTAACGCTAGAAAAAGCGTTAGCATAACACTAAACTTTGTTTTCATTATATAATTATTTTGAATTAGTCGGTTATAAAAGTCATAAAAAATTAGATACAAAACAACTAAAATTATTAAAAGTTTAATGTTTTGTGATTTAACGTGGGAAATTGTTTCTAAAATAAGAAGTATTGTGATAAAAGAATAATAATCATTAAACAGGTTTTTTTGAGACGATATTTAGGATTGTTTTAACTTAAATTAAAACTTTTTTTATATAAGCAAGAGGCGGCTGTCTTTGTGTATGGGTTAAGAGAGCTACAATTGTTAAAGTGCCGGGGTGTAGACCTCAAAAGTGAGTTTAAAATTATGCCAAATTTGTTGTTTTGTTTTAACCTAATTGATAGTTAATATTGGTTTTGGTAATTTGGCAAACTATACTGTAAAAAACTTTTGAGGCCTTTTTTGGTGTTATTGAGGTGCTGTTTTAAAACTTATCCCAGAATAATTTTGTTTCTGGTAAGTCTCCTCCGATTGCAGATGATGCAGCCGAATAATTAGCAGCATTAACAGTTTGCTCTACAATTGGATATGTATATCTATTCGGAAATCCAGATACAGCTTCTGCTGGTGTTGCCAATACTGGATAATCCATTGTTCTAATGGATGTCCATGCTTCTGGGCCTCTGTTAAATAACGAGATCCATCTTTGAGTGCCTATAACTTGCTTCCAGGTTTGAGTTCCTGTTAATGTATTATAATCAACCGAAGGCTGTGCTAGATAAGTATTAGCATCTGCAGTGCTTCCTCCCCATTCGTTTATAGAAGCTCTAATGCCATTAGTATAATGATTAGCAGCTGTGTCTCCTGTATCATAGCCTCTTTCAGCACCTTCTGCTAATAGAAATTGCACTTCTGAATATGTCATTATAACACCAGGGGCGTCAGCAGCTACAATCTGTTCTGATAAATGAGAGTGACTGGCATAAGACGAAGTGCTTCCTATCTTTCCACCAACGTATATGCCTCCAACTGTAGTAAACCATAAAGGTCTTCTTGGATCGTTAAGTGTGTTCATTATATCTATTAAGGTCTCTCCGGCAACAAAATCGTTTCGTCCGCTAAGCACTACATTGGCGTGTACCGGATGGGTGTTAGGGGCAGAGGGTAAGTAGTGCATATGAGCATTTTCTTCACTATTGGTAATAATTCCACTAGCTATGGCAGATTCTACTGTTGTTTTGGCGAATGCATCGTCAGTATCCGCCAGAAGCATTCCCATTCTTAGCTTTAAGGAGTTAGCAAACTTTTTCCAACTAGCAACATCTCCTTTATAGATGTTGTCGCCAGCAATAAAACTTTTTTTGCTGGTGTCTAAAGCTTCAATTGCAGTGGTTAATCTTGCAATTAAGTCTTTATAAATAGTTATGCCATCATCATAAGCGGGCGTTAAAATATCTATATTTAAAGATTCAGAATATGGAATGTTGCCAAAAGTTTCAACTAAATGACTATAGGCATACACTTTCATGATTTCGATAATCATCAACTTATTGTTTGTGTATTCGTCTTCCGGACTAAAATAAAATGTCTCGACAATTATCTTGCCGGCTTCATCTAAATCCTTTAATGCATCTCTGTAAATGGCACTCCAAAGATTTTCAGGAATCGTTCTGGTTACCTGATCGTAATTGCTTTCATCTGTATATGTGGTTTCTTGTAAAAACTGAGCCCAAAGCTTCGTGTTGTTTTCATTTACATTTATTTGCACAATTTGATCAACTAGGGCTTTTTGAGCTCCAGTAAAAAGTGATTCTCCAGAAACGGTTTCGGGGTCTTTATTGTTTTTGTTTAAATCCTCTAAGTTGCTGGAACACGACACCATTAAAAATGCTATCGCAATGATATATATGTTTTTCATGGTTTAAGTTTTTAGAATTGTAGTTTAATATTTATTCCAATATCTCTCGTAGTTGGAAGCGATCCTGTTGTGTAACCTTGTAAGTTTCCTGCTCCCAGTCCGGATTCCGGATCGGCATGTGGTAGGTCTTTATCAATGATCCATAGATTGGAACCTACTAGGCTAAACGAAGCTCCGGTAATAAACCAATCTTTAACTAGATTTTCAGGTACATTATATGTAAGCGCTACTTCTCTTAACTTTACATATCCTGCGTCATATGAAAAAGCTCTGTCCGGTAAACCTCTTCTGTATCCCCATGCTCCAAATCTATCGGTTCTAATACGTGTTTGGTTTACAGAGCCATCAGGATTTACACCTTGATTGATAAAACCTCCACTATCTGCTCCATAGTTTTCTGGGGTTCCGGTAATTGGGTTTCTAACAGGGTTACCCAGGTCGTTAATAAAGGATGTCTCTGCTGGTAATCCGGTTGCAAGACCGTAGTATTGATCAAGAGACCATATGCTTCCGCCTTTTTGGATATCGATTAAAAAGCTTAACGAAAGGTTTTTGTAAATAAAGTTGTTACTAATACCCATTTGCCAATCCGGGTTAGAATCACCAATAACATGATCTGATGTAGATGTTTTTAAATATTGCCCGCTTACTGGATCAATAAGTCGCTCACTGGCTTTGGGGTTATCTGGATTTAGGTAGGTATAGTCTGAACCATAAATAACGCCATAAGGTTTACCAACTTCAGCATTAATTGTGATACCGCCTTGAAAACTTCCTAGCTGTAAGGTTTGTAAACCTTCGGCAAGTGATAGAACCTTATTTCTGTTTCTCGTCCAGTTTACATTGACGTTCCATGTAAAGTTGTCATTTTTTATGGGGGTTCCAGATAAGGTCATCTCTATTCCTTTGTTTTCTATTTCACCAGCGTTAATTTTTTTATATAAAAAACCTGTTGCTTCTGAAACTCTCACACCGGCAATTTGATCAATGGATTTGGAGTGATAATAGGTTGCATCTATCCCTAAACGGTTTTGAAAGAAATCCAGCTCAAAGCCAAACTCGTAACTTTTCGTTCGTTCTGGTTTTAGATTTGGATTGTTTTTTGTGTTGTTTATGGAGGTGCTTGGTGATCCGATAGGAATATTAACATCATAGTAATCTACTAATTGATTAGGTCCGGAAGCACCATTTCCAACTTCTGCATAGTTTGTATTGAATTTACCAAAAGTTAACCAATCTACGTCTATTAATTTACTAAAGATGAAACTTCCGGATATTCCGGGATAGTAAAAAGAACTATTGTCTTTTGGTAGTGTAGATACATGATCCCTTCTTATGGTTGCATCGATATAGTATGTATCCTGATATCCTAACGAAGCACTGGCATAAATACCGTCGGTGCCGTTTTTCCATACCGTTTCTACGGGTAAGGCTAATGGGCCTTTACTGTTTTTTAATGTATAAAGACCTGGTACGCCAAGGCCTCCTTGTGTCGCAGAAGTTAAACGACTAAACTCTCTTCTGTTAATGTTAATACCTAATAAGGCTTTTAAATTAAGGTTGTCATTTAAGTCCTTGTCAATATTGAACATTAAATCGTAGTTGGTTTCAGTTGCAGTAATATCTCTTCTCAAGTAACCCGATTCTACAGTGTTTCTTTGAATACTGCCGTCCCTTCCAATTCCAATACCAAAAGCAGTTGGTACACTTCCTATTTGCCGTCTTTCTTCTTGTAACTCATTGTAGGTGTCGGTGGCAATTCTGCCTGTTATTGTTAACCAGTCTTTTAAATCGTATGTTAAAGAGGCATTACCTATAAATCTGTTTCTCTCATCTGTTTGATAATTTTCATAACGTGTCCAATATGGGTTGTCCCAGTAAATTGGAGTTAGGTTACTGGCGCTTTTCGGGTTCCAGGTTACGTTTCTTTTCGTGGCAAAGTATATATCTTTTTGTTGCTGAACATCTACGTTGGTTTGCCACCATTGTCTGAAACCTCCAAGTATATTGTCATTATACCCTGTAGAATTTCTACCAAGACCATTTGTTTTAATATAACTAGCGTAGCCTGTTGCATGTAGTTTTTTATTAAAGTTATGACTTCCGCTCATAGTGAAGTTATGTCTTTTTAGTGAGCTGTTAGGCATTAGTCCCTTTTGATCGAAATTGGTGTAGTTGATTCTGAACGATCCTTCTTCGCCTGCACCATCTAAAGATACCGAGTTTGTTAAAGTTACTGGTGTTTCGAAAAAAGTTATAGGACCATTTTTAGCATTAATCCATGGAGTGGCTTTTCTGTAGTTTGGGTTGTCTGGGTCTAAAGCATCCCATTGAAATATTAATAGGTTGGGATCGAATCTGGCACCATAAGAGGCATCTTCTGAAAAAGGTACAGAAATGTCAAGTAATCCATCTCCATCAATATCAATATTGTTATTCCAATATAAACATTCACAATCACCATAGTAAGGACCGTAACCGCCACCGTAATCTTTTTGGTATTTAACAAAAGTACTTTTGTCAATTGATCCAAAGGCAACGCCAGAACTTATGCTAACTCCGTAACCTTTTGATTTTCTACCTTTCTTAGTTGTGATCATAATAACACCGTTGGCTGCCCGGGATCCGTAAAGGGCAGATGCAGCGGCACCTTTTAAAACGTTTACAGATTCAATGTCATCAGGATTAATGTCTGAGGCAGCGTTGCCATAATCGTAACTACCACCACCAGCTTGTTCCTGGCTTCTTGTGTTTGTGTTTCTATTGCTAATGGGTATGCCATCAATAACAAACAATGCCTGGTTGTTACCGGTAAGGGAGGTGTTACCTCTAATTAGGACATTGGTGGAGCCGCCCAGATTGTTTGTTCTGGTAATTTTAATACCGGAAGCTTTACCAGAAATTGCGTTTGCGAAATTGCCGTTCTTTATAGTGGTAAGTTGTTCTCCCTTAACTTCCTGGGTTGCATATCCTAAAGACTTCTTGTCTCTGGAAATACCAAGAGCTGTGATAACCACTTCGTCTAATACAGAAGAATCTTCTTGTAAGACCACGTTTACGGTATTTGAAGAGCTCACAGTGATTTCCTGGCTAGTGTATCCTACAAAGCTGAATACAAGAATGGCACCTTGATCTACATTAATTGAATACTTTCCATCGAAATTTGTAGAGGTGCCATTAGTTGTGCCTTTTTCCAGGATAGAAGCACCGGGGAGGGGGAGTCCACTTTCATCGGAGACTTTTCCCGATACTGTCCTTTTTTGTGCAAATACGAGTTGCACGGCCAACACTAAAAACAGTGTTAGCCTAACGCTAAATTTTCTTTTCATTTTATAATTATTTTGAATTAGTCATTATAAAAATGAATGATAAAAATTACTCCAAAGGGATAATAGCTTACCTTAGAGGGATTTAGTAAAAGGAGTAGCTTTTGTTTGTGTGTTAAGGTGTTTAAATGCAGCGTGTTGAGAAATTGGATGCTGTGACTTTATTTTGACCTTTGATGAGGTAAGTATGGGTTTTTGTAGGAAAAAGAATAAAAAATCTAGAAATTAGCTATCAGGCTTATATGTATTTTAGAATTGGAGAGTTTGAATTTTTGGTTTTCACTTTTACCATTTGCATAGTTGAATTTAAATAGTCCTGCTTGTGTAATAATGCCAAAACCGAAGCCGTAGCCAAAAAGTTTTTCCTTGGTGTCTGAAATTTTATTTTCAAAATAAGCAGC includes:
- a CDS encoding SusC/RagA family TonB-linked outer membrane protein encodes the protein MKTKFSVMLTLFLALAVQLAFAQEKTISGVISDESGLPLPGASVLVKGTKTGTSSNFDGRYSIRASQGQSLVFSFVGYSTKEIIIGASNTIDITLIEDAESLQEVIVTGTAKGRSIKELSFALGQVNNELLDNVPATSAGQALQGKISGLNISPSGGQPGSDVSIQLRTANSIATGQNPLIILDGVILEGGLADINTEDIDRIEVAKGAAGASLYGSRAANGVIQIFSKRGKYSDKVNVTYRSELGWRNVNSEYDLATTHKFLMLPDGSNFDLSTGSRQLDPDGFADNPYPAGSTLYDNQDRVFQTGHFNSHFASINGGGETARYLFSYSRLDDEGIIKEVDNYRRDNFRLNLDSKLSEKLNVKTSLFYGNSSRDAGINSGSTLNALFATLMTEPIHDMLAPNEEDGSPYNYDFDTIDGNNRNPLYSLANNDREERRNRVLGNVALDYEVMPWLTLNGSYSYDYENNTFENYIPKGYLSDSPDGQAQNIGFIQRSNFNGRAQNIRFNALFSKAFGEDDAFNLNLRLSYLNERYNSTFNNSEGYNLAVSDIRSLDNIKDRPALASESQTIISDSYFAIADIDYKKKYIFSGVVRREGSSLFGPDTRWANYFRASLAYRLTEDFEIPGVQELKLRASYGTAGIRPTYEMRFETFTLRNGAATKSTIGNNELKPAKTGEMELGINIDFLDRFNFEFNYVKAITDDQILNVPLSAATGFGSQWRNAGEIEGTTLEASLNYDIIRNNDFSWNLGIVWDKSKQEITRLDVPSYLTGPGTQNTTFFRVEEGQNFGIMYGSDFIRSLSDLPAGLDPNDYQVNAEGYVVDAATGSTPVARVDDEGNAFFVIGDITPDFRMGINTTLKYKNLSLYTLFDWKQGGDIYNRTNQWLYRDTRHAVSANSQVPAAFYAGLYNTGNPSSGFIEDGSFVKLRELSLYYTLDGEKMGNIGNFIERMRIGFIGRNLITWTDYTGFDPEITNQAEAGRSDLTSRDTNGLGNDANTPGGDPNVFKVDNFPYPTTRSYSFSIQLNF
- a CDS encoding SusD/RagB family nutrient-binding outer membrane lipoprotein, yielding MKNIYIIAIAFLMVSCSSNLEDLNKNNKDPETVSGESLFTGAQKALVDQIVQINVNENNTKLWAQFLQETTYTDESNYDQVTRTIPENLWSAIYRDALKDLDEAGKIIVETFYFSPEDEYTNNKLMIIEIMKVYAYSHLVETFGNIPYSESLNIDILTPAYDDGITIYKDLIARLTTAIEALDTSKKSFIAGDNIYKGDVASWKKFANSLKLRMGMLLADTDDAFAKTTVESAIASGIITNSEENAHMHYLPSAPNTHPVHANVVLSGRNDFVAGETLIDIMNTLNDPRRPLWFTTVGGIYVGGKIGSTSSYASHSHLSEQIVAADAPGVIMTYSEVQFLLAEGAERGYDTGDTAANHYTNGIRASINEWGGSTADANTYLAQPSVDYNTLTGTQTWKQVIGTQRWISLFNRGPEAWTSIRTMDYPVLATPAEAVSGFPNRYTYPIVEQTVNAANYSAASSAIGGDLPETKLFWDKF
- a CDS encoding RagB/SusD family nutrient uptake outer membrane protein, encoding MKILKFNNIIICMSFILMFISCSGEMDAVKNLNNPDTQQVLSVGSDLNAVVGGGYTTWWQANNRDTYAALAVAGDHGTASWGNYGMRSLSWEPRNPILNAASWADANVVEQPWQGNYASISSANDVLGAINNDGIEWIESGVDRTPQVKASAHFLRGLSYGYLGLLFEKGFIVDENTDLSQKLPFVGYQELIAQAITDLDAAIAIANSNDFTITDNFINGIMPTSAELIKISNSFKARFIVQSARNLDETNAIDWNTIKTLAENGITQDFGPTGDNGVIWWSNVFVFSESPNGFGTFGGRLDMRVVNLLDPSQPEFYPATPGDVLDNPEMTTPDARVGDGKDFEFRSNIVFFPDRGQFHFSHYISMRYANDDNFSDGSDSKQLKSFMLEDNRLLLAEAQARLDDLGGAVSTVNESSRVTRGELPPLAGGASKTEIMDAIFYERYVELFNSGCGSGFFDRRRTNQLQVGTFRHFPVPATELQVIQEELYTFGGVTIDPTGVVPHFDITAAPARTDDTNIPTFN
- a CDS encoding SusC/RagA family TonB-linked outer membrane protein — translated: MKRKFSVRLTLFLVLAVQLVFAQKRTVSGKVSDESGLPLPGASILEKGTTNGTSTNFDGKYSINVDQGAILVFSFVGYTSQEITVSSSNTVNVVLQEDSSVLDEVVITALGISRDKKSLGYATQEVKGEQLTTIKNGNFANAISGKASGIKITRTNNLGGSTNVLIRGNTSLTGNNQALFVIDGIPISNRNTNTRSQEQAGGGSYDYGNAASDINPDDIESVNVLKGAAASALYGSRAANGVIMITTKKGRKSKGYGVSISSGVAFGSIDKSTFVKYQKDYGGGYGPYYGDCECLYWNNNIDIDGDGLLDISVPFSEDASYGARFDPNLLIFQWDALDPDNPNYRKATPWINAKNGPITFFETPVTLTNSVSLDGAGEEGSFRINYTNFDQKGLMPNSSLKRHNFTMSGSHNFNKKLHATGYASYIKTNGLGRNSTGYNDNILGGFRQWWQTNVDVQQQKDIYFATKRNVTWNPKSASNLTPIYWDNPYWTRYENYQTDERNRFIGNASLTYDLKDWLTITGRIATDTYNELQEERRQIGSVPTAFGIGIGRDGSIQRNTVESGYLRRDITATETNYDLMFNIDKDLNDNLNLKALLGININRREFSRLTSATQGGLGVPGLYTLKNSKGPLALPVETVWKNGTDGIYASASLGYQDTYYIDATIRRDHVSTLPKDNSSFYYPGISGSFIFSKLIDVDWLTFGKFNTNYAEVGNGASGPNQLVDYYDVNIPIGSPSTSINNTKNNPNLKPERTKSYEFGFELDFFQNRLGIDATYYHSKSIDQIAGVRVSEATGFLYKKINAGEIENKGIEMTLSGTPIKNDNFTWNVNVNWTRNRNKVLSLAEGLQTLQLGSFQGGITINAEVGKPYGVIYGSDYTYLNPDNPKASERLIDPVSGQYLKTSTSDHVIGDSNPDWQMGISNNFIYKNLSLSFLIDIQKGGSIWSLDQYYGLATGLPAETSFINDLGNPVRNPITGTPENYGADSGGFINQGVNPDGSVNQTRIRTDRFGAWGYRRGLPDRAFSYDAGYVKLREVALTYNVPENLVKDWFITGASFSLVGSNLWIIDKDLPHADPESGLGAGNLQGYTTGSLPTTRDIGINIKLQF